A genomic stretch from Kribbella amoyensis includes:
- a CDS encoding SDR family NAD(P)-dependent oxidoreductase, with protein sequence MSTAQHKIGSGFGHDSTADDVLAGLDLTGKLAVVTGGYSGLGLETTRALTRAGAQVVVPARRPEAAAEALAGVAGVEIDRLDLGDLDSVQAFADRFLASGRTIHLQINNAAIMACPETRVGPGWEAQFATNHLGHFALVNRLWPAIVDGGARVVSVSSTGHRRSDIRWDDPQFTLAYEKWAAYGQAKTANVLFAVQLDALGKDAGVRAFALHPGGILTPLQRHLERDEMVGYGWIDADGNPGFKTPAQGAATQVWAATSPQLEGQGGVFCEDCEIAEVSTGDAPGVRPYAIDPTSARRLWELSADLTGVNAFA encoded by the coding sequence ATGAGCACCGCACAACACAAGATCGGCTCCGGCTTCGGCCACGACAGCACCGCCGACGACGTCCTGGCCGGCCTCGACCTCACCGGCAAGCTCGCGGTCGTCACCGGTGGGTACTCGGGTCTCGGCCTGGAGACCACCCGCGCCCTGACCCGCGCCGGCGCCCAGGTCGTCGTCCCGGCCCGTCGTCCGGAGGCCGCCGCGGAAGCCCTCGCCGGTGTCGCCGGGGTCGAGATCGACCGGCTGGACCTCGGTGACCTGGACAGCGTCCAGGCGTTCGCCGACCGGTTCCTCGCGAGCGGCCGAACGATCCACCTGCAGATCAACAACGCGGCGATCATGGCCTGCCCGGAGACCCGCGTCGGTCCCGGCTGGGAGGCCCAGTTCGCCACCAACCACCTCGGCCACTTCGCCCTGGTCAACCGACTCTGGCCGGCGATCGTCGACGGCGGCGCCCGGGTCGTCTCGGTCTCCTCGACCGGGCATCGGCGCTCCGACATCCGCTGGGACGACCCGCAGTTCACCCTGGCGTACGAGAAGTGGGCCGCCTACGGCCAGGCGAAGACCGCGAACGTCCTGTTCGCCGTCCAGCTCGATGCCCTCGGCAAGGACGCCGGGGTCCGCGCCTTCGCCCTGCACCCGGGCGGGATCCTCACCCCGCTGCAGCGCCACCTGGAACGCGACGAGATGGTCGGCTACGGCTGGATCGACGCCGACGGCAACCCGGGCTTCAAGACCCCGGCCCAAGGCGCGGCCACCCAGGTCTGGGCGGCCACCTCGCCCCAGCTCGAAGGCCAGGGCGGCGTCTTCTGCGAGGACTGCGAGATCGCCGAAGTCTCCACCGGCGACGCCCCCGGCGTCCGCCCGTACGCGATCGACCCGACCTCCGCCCGCCGCCTCTGGGAGCTGTCCGCCGACCTCACCGGCGTCAACGCCTTCGCCTGA
- a CDS encoding elongation factor G, whose protein sequence is MGILAHVDAGKTSLTERLLHAAGVIDEIGSVDDGNTQTDSLALERQRGITIKSAVVSFAIGDVTVNLIDTPGHPDFIAEVERALSVLDGAVLVVSAVEGVQAQTRVLMRTLRRLRIPTLIFVNKLDRSGAQYEPVLKSLADRLSPQVIAMGSADRLGTREAGFTAYDERDAGFTFSLLDLLAEHDDNLLATYVEDEDALSYAALRQRLAEQTGRAMVHPIYFGSAITGAGSDELIDGIRELLPAAEGDTEAPTVGSVFKVERGPAGEKVAFVRVRTGEFRTRERVRFGDGKDAKITAISVFDDGAASTRPVVPAGRIAKVWGLGDIQIGDVVTPVDGGPVEGARAESGYFSPPTLETVIQPVRVEDKGSLQTALSQLAEQDPLIDLRQDDVRQETYVSLYGEVQKEVIQSTLATDFGVDVTFRETTTICIERVAGIGAAVEFNKVDPNPFLATVGLRVEPAAVSSGVTFELEVELGSMPYAFIRAVEETVRETLKQGLRGWEIPDCRVVMTHSGYSARQSHAHAVFDKSMSSTAGDFRFLTPLVLVEALRQAGTTVHEPMHQFRLEVPADVVRPVLSTLARLRAIPQVPALGGDTSVLEGEIPAAAVYELEQQLPGLARGEGVLESSFERYQPVTGAIPSRARTDQDPLNRREYLLHVLRRV, encoded by the coding sequence TTGGGGATTCTGGCGCATGTCGACGCCGGTAAGACCAGCCTGACCGAGCGGCTGCTGCACGCCGCCGGGGTCATCGACGAGATCGGTAGCGTCGACGACGGCAACACCCAGACCGATTCGCTCGCGCTCGAACGGCAGCGCGGGATCACGATCAAGTCCGCGGTCGTCTCGTTCGCGATCGGCGACGTGACCGTCAACCTGATCGACACGCCGGGTCACCCGGACTTCATCGCCGAGGTCGAGCGCGCGCTCAGCGTTCTCGACGGCGCCGTCCTGGTCGTTTCCGCCGTCGAAGGCGTCCAGGCGCAGACCCGTGTCCTGATGCGGACCCTGCGGCGGTTGCGGATCCCGACGCTGATCTTCGTCAACAAGCTGGACCGCTCCGGCGCGCAGTACGAGCCGGTGCTCAAGAGCCTGGCGGATCGCCTGTCGCCGCAGGTGATCGCGATGGGGTCGGCGGATCGGCTCGGGACCCGCGAGGCCGGCTTCACGGCGTACGACGAGCGCGACGCGGGGTTCACCTTCAGCCTGCTCGACCTGCTCGCGGAGCACGACGACAACCTGCTCGCGACGTACGTGGAGGACGAGGACGCACTCTCGTACGCCGCGCTCCGGCAGCGGCTGGCCGAGCAGACCGGGCGGGCGATGGTGCACCCGATCTACTTCGGCTCGGCGATCACCGGAGCCGGGAGCGACGAGCTGATCGACGGGATCAGGGAACTCCTGCCGGCCGCCGAGGGTGACACCGAGGCGCCGACGGTGGGATCGGTGTTCAAGGTCGAGCGCGGACCGGCCGGCGAGAAGGTCGCGTTCGTCCGCGTCCGCACCGGCGAGTTCCGGACCCGCGAGCGGGTGCGATTCGGCGACGGCAAGGACGCGAAGATCACCGCGATCAGCGTGTTCGACGACGGTGCGGCCTCGACCCGTCCGGTGGTCCCGGCAGGCCGGATCGCGAAGGTGTGGGGACTCGGCGACATCCAGATCGGCGACGTCGTCACGCCCGTGGACGGCGGTCCCGTCGAAGGCGCCCGGGCGGAGAGCGGGTACTTCTCTCCCCCGACGCTGGAGACGGTGATCCAGCCGGTCCGGGTGGAGGACAAGGGATCGCTGCAGACCGCGCTCAGCCAGTTGGCGGAGCAGGATCCGTTGATCGACCTGCGGCAGGACGATGTCCGGCAGGAGACCTACGTGTCCTTGTACGGCGAGGTGCAGAAGGAGGTCATCCAGTCGACGCTGGCGACCGACTTCGGGGTCGATGTCACGTTCCGGGAGACGACCACGATCTGCATCGAGCGGGTGGCCGGGATCGGCGCGGCGGTCGAGTTCAACAAGGTCGACCCGAACCCGTTCCTCGCCACGGTCGGGCTGCGGGTCGAGCCTGCCGCGGTGAGCTCGGGCGTGACGTTCGAGCTCGAGGTGGAGCTCGGGTCGATGCCGTACGCGTTCATCCGGGCGGTCGAGGAGACGGTCCGGGAGACGCTGAAGCAGGGCCTGCGGGGTTGGGAGATTCCGGACTGCCGGGTCGTGATGACGCACTCCGGGTACTCCGCGCGGCAGAGTCACGCGCACGCGGTGTTCGACAAGAGCATGTCGAGCACGGCCGGGGACTTCCGATTCCTGACGCCGCTGGTCCTGGTGGAGGCGTTGCGGCAGGCCGGGACGACGGTGCACGAGCCGATGCACCAGTTCCGGCTGGAGGTGCCGGCCGACGTGGTCCGGCCGGTGCTGTCGACGCTGGCCCGGTTGCGGGCGATTCCGCAGGTCCCGGCGCTCGGCGGTGACACCTCGGTACTGGAAGGCGAGATCCCGGCGGCCGCGGTGTACGAGCTGGAGCAGCAGCTCCCGGGACTGGCGCGTGGTGAGGGCGTCCTGGAGTCGTCGTTCGAGCGGTACCAGCCGGTGACGGGCGCGATCCCGAGTCGCGCCCGGACCGACCAGGATCCGCTCAACCGGCGCGAGTATCTGCTGCACGTCCTCCGTCGCGTGTGA
- a CDS encoding tyrosine-type recombinase/integrase, whose amino-acid sequence MNVLEAQAAFFAARRPRKDSPHTTAAYRRDLAGITSLLTDDPERFAVDDLTAQALRAAFGAFADTHAKSSVLRAWSTWNQFLTFCVSDGLLAGNPMGAVARPKTPPLSPKPLRGEDTPERLLEAAASGRRQARDPWPERDVLVIALGLVAGLRSTEMRMLTADSLAGRPGEMRLHINGKGSRDRSIPVEPIMERIIEAYLDSCERRFPRKRFGRSTKLLLARTGDPIGRGGLEYLVKSCYRWAGLHDRVPSGANLHALRHTFATRLAEDGATATEIMTLLGHASLATSQNYIATTGREQRAATASNRTYRSLDQVFSNDR is encoded by the coding sequence ATGAACGTGCTCGAAGCGCAGGCGGCCTTCTTCGCGGCTCGGCGGCCGCGGAAGGACTCGCCGCACACCACCGCGGCTTATCGGCGTGACCTGGCCGGGATCACTTCCCTGCTCACCGACGACCCCGAGCGGTTCGCCGTGGACGACCTGACGGCTCAGGCTTTGCGTGCTGCGTTCGGTGCGTTCGCGGACACGCATGCGAAGAGTTCGGTACTCCGTGCCTGGTCGACGTGGAACCAGTTCCTCACGTTCTGCGTGTCCGACGGTCTGCTCGCCGGGAATCCGATGGGAGCAGTCGCGCGCCCCAAGACCCCTCCCCTCTCCCCCAAACCTCTCCGCGGTGAGGACACTCCCGAGCGACTGCTCGAAGCCGCCGCCTCCGGGAGACGGCAGGCCCGCGATCCTTGGCCCGAGCGGGACGTCCTGGTGATCGCGCTCGGTCTGGTCGCCGGGTTGCGATCCACCGAGATGCGCATGCTCACCGCCGATTCGCTTGCCGGTCGACCTGGTGAGATGCGGCTGCACATCAACGGCAAGGGCAGCCGCGATCGCTCGATCCCGGTCGAGCCGATCATGGAGCGCATCATCGAGGCGTACCTGGATTCCTGCGAGCGTCGCTTTCCCCGCAAACGTTTCGGTCGCTCGACCAAGCTCCTGCTCGCGCGCACCGGCGACCCGATCGGCCGCGGCGGCCTGGAGTACTTGGTGAAGTCCTGTTACCGCTGGGCCGGCCTCCACGACCGCGTCCCCTCGGGTGCCAACCTGCACGCCCTTCGCCATACCTTCGCGACCCGCCTCGCCGAGGACGGCGCCACCGCGACCGAGATCATGACCCTCCTCGGCCACGCCAGCCTCGCCACCAGCCAGAACTACATAGCCACCACCGGCCGCGAGCAACGCGCCGCCACCGCCAGCAACCGCACGTACCGCTCCCTCGACCAAGTCTTCAGCAATGATCGGTAG
- a CDS encoding VOC family protein translates to MDGLSLQVTSVTIMAPDPRALAEFYARLLGREVTSTEGPRPGHPPEDGWAQLRATEDGVGPTLNFEYEERWKQPVWPADEGTQNATQHLDIWVNDLEAATKHALAGGATLAEFQPQETVRVLLDPAGHPFCLFL, encoded by the coding sequence ATGGACGGACTGAGTCTCCAGGTCACCTCTGTGACGATCATGGCGCCGGATCCCCGGGCGCTGGCCGAGTTCTACGCGCGCCTGCTCGGCCGCGAGGTGACCTCGACCGAGGGACCGCGCCCCGGGCACCCGCCCGAGGACGGCTGGGCCCAGCTCCGCGCGACCGAGGACGGCGTCGGGCCCACGCTGAACTTCGAGTACGAGGAGCGGTGGAAACAGCCCGTCTGGCCCGCCGACGAGGGCACCCAGAACGCGACCCAGCACCTCGACATCTGGGTCAACGACCTCGAAGCAGCCACCAAGCACGCGCTGGCCGGCGGTGCGACGCTCGCCGAGTTCCAGCCGCAGGAGACCGTCCGGGTCCTGCTGGACCCGGCCGGCCACCCGTTCTGTCTCTTCCTCTGA
- a CDS encoding endonuclease/exonuclease/phosphatase family protein gives MSTALVATSGQASPAAAAAPSATFRVGTYNIHANGTDSATWPSQRTNLLREIGSFAPDVIGVQEAGSNEARRTDFRNGMQANGYTTAADYATNSRPIYWKSASFQILRDSSGRIASGTVVVGGAAAGKTASWVALQHIASGREIVVANVHLTSSKCGLTTYDLDATVNSDGVCASTKDVPVQGGGTRPGEDSDPVRGQIQRFRELDDLFADARYIAWAGHDSPDFLTGDFNTNGTRYPSLADAAVGVTIPAAYRSSDGTMRPLNDYLWNARLRTNAFTVAVEKSGAAYDTFNGFQRQSCTSVPTVRCNGNHIDQVYVSRAQDETTNVVAVEGWTNKLPDADLVPAQFPSDHNKVQIRVTVSN, from the coding sequence ATGTCGACGGCTCTGGTGGCGACTTCGGGTCAGGCGAGTCCCGCGGCAGCGGCAGCACCGTCTGCCACCTTCCGCGTCGGGACCTACAACATTCATGCCAATGGGACGGACAGCGCAACCTGGCCGTCCCAGAGGACAAACCTGCTCCGTGAGATCGGCTCCTTCGCTCCCGATGTCATCGGTGTCCAGGAAGCCGGTAGCAACGAGGCGAGGCGCACCGACTTCCGGAATGGCATGCAGGCCAACGGCTACACGACAGCGGCCGACTATGCGACGAACTCCCGACCGATCTACTGGAAGAGCGCGTCCTTCCAGATCCTCAGGGACAGCAGCGGGAGAATCGCGTCCGGAACCGTTGTCGTCGGGGGCGCAGCGGCCGGCAAGACCGCGAGCTGGGTCGCCCTCCAGCACATCGCGAGTGGGCGCGAGATCGTCGTCGCGAACGTCCATCTCACGTCGTCGAAGTGTGGTCTCACCACTTACGACCTTGATGCCACGGTGAACAGTGACGGCGTGTGCGCGAGCACGAAGGATGTGCCAGTTCAGGGTGGCGGTACCAGGCCGGGTGAAGACAGCGACCCCGTGAGGGGGCAGATCCAGCGCTTCAGGGAGTTGGACGACCTGTTCGCCGACGCCCGCTACATCGCGTGGGCCGGCCACGACTCCCCTGACTTCCTCACTGGTGATTTCAACACCAATGGCACGCGTTACCCATCGCTGGCAGATGCGGCCGTCGGTGTCACGATCCCGGCCGCCTACCGGAGCAGTGACGGCACCATGCGGCCGCTCAACGACTACCTGTGGAACGCGCGGCTGCGTACCAATGCCTTCACCGTGGCCGTCGAGAAGTCCGGGGCGGCGTACGACACCTTCAACGGATTCCAGCGCCAGAGCTGCACCTCGGTTCCGACCGTCCGTTGCAACGGCAACCACATCGATCAGGTCTACGTCTCCCGAGCGCAGGATGAAACGACCAACGTGGTCGCTGTAGAAGGCTGGACCAACAAGCTGCCCGACGCAGACCTGGTGCCCGCGCAGTTCCCCTCGGACCACAACAAGGTTCAGATCAGGGTGACGGTGTCCAACTAG
- a CDS encoding class I SAM-dependent methyltransferase, with product MTEVVVVTDYDVLAEVYEWLISDAKLPPAEFAASFDDVLSLLPSNAQVLDCSCGTGQLAVGLAGRGLQVVATDASEAMVRRTAELSEEFGASVRAVRASWEELPDHFEDGTFDLVFCVGNSLHHAAGATGRGVALESMSRLLRPGGRLVLTSRTWELVRARGSRLDISDRLVRRNGRDAVVVYRWEIAPTWEEEHHIEIAIAQVDATGLVQVRSELLSCWPYRSEELEVELHRVGLRTEASTFDLEAENYLVVASKVQTPGSLPYLT from the coding sequence GTGACGGAGGTAGTGGTTGTGACGGATTATGACGTGCTCGCCGAGGTGTACGAGTGGCTTATCTCGGACGCGAAGTTGCCGCCGGCCGAGTTCGCTGCGTCGTTCGATGATGTCCTCAGTCTCCTGCCGTCGAACGCTCAGGTCCTCGACTGTTCGTGCGGAACCGGACAGTTGGCGGTTGGCCTCGCCGGTCGGGGCCTACAGGTTGTCGCAACTGACGCCAGCGAAGCGATGGTTCGACGGACTGCGGAGTTGTCTGAGGAGTTCGGGGCATCCGTCCGGGCCGTGCGGGCGAGCTGGGAAGAGTTGCCCGACCATTTCGAGGACGGCACGTTCGACCTCGTGTTCTGCGTCGGCAACTCGCTTCACCATGCCGCGGGCGCGACAGGCAGGGGAGTTGCTCTGGAGTCGATGTCACGGCTCCTGCGTCCTGGGGGGCGCTTGGTGCTCACATCCCGCACGTGGGAACTCGTGAGGGCCAGAGGTTCCCGGCTGGACATCAGTGACCGACTCGTCCGCCGGAACGGTCGCGATGCCGTCGTGGTCTACCGCTGGGAGATTGCGCCGACTTGGGAGGAGGAGCACCACATCGAGATTGCGATCGCGCAGGTTGATGCGACCGGGTTGGTTCAGGTCCGCTCGGAACTGCTGTCCTGCTGGCCCTACCGGTCCGAGGAACTCGAAGTCGAGCTGCACCGGGTCGGACTCCGGACGGAAGCGAGCACGTTCGATCTCGAGGCGGAGAACTACCTGGTGGTCGCGAGCAAGGTACAGACACCGGGCTCTCTGCCCTACTTGACATAA
- a CDS encoding maleylpyruvate isomerase N-terminal domain-containing protein, whose protein sequence is MKRAWLLDSTELFLATVDALSDAEYAGPSGLPGWSRAHVVAHAHFNALALQRLASWAATGVEHPMYPSAAARNAEIEQGSRLSPGELRQLVHGSAADLLRAYDELTPDALAATVRTAQGRPIPAEGIAWLRTREMGIHAVDLATTVTFADLPVDLLHAFAADALGSHEANLPALTAYLTGRSATAPTLSNWL, encoded by the coding sequence ATGAAGCGTGCGTGGTTGCTCGACAGTACCGAGCTGTTCCTGGCGACCGTCGATGCGCTGAGTGATGCCGAGTACGCCGGGCCGTCCGGGTTGCCCGGGTGGTCGCGGGCGCACGTGGTCGCGCACGCGCACTTCAACGCGTTGGCCTTGCAGCGCTTGGCGAGTTGGGCGGCGACCGGGGTCGAGCATCCGATGTACCCGAGCGCGGCGGCGCGGAACGCGGAGATCGAGCAAGGGTCCCGCCTCTCCCCCGGCGAGTTGCGGCAGTTGGTGCACGGATCGGCGGCCGACCTGCTTCGTGCATATGACGAGCTGACTCCGGACGCGCTGGCGGCGACCGTTCGTACTGCGCAGGGTCGTCCGATTCCGGCGGAAGGTATCGCCTGGCTGCGGACGCGGGAGATGGGGATCCACGCCGTCGACCTCGCCACCACGGTCACGTTCGCCGATCTGCCGGTCGATCTGCTGCACGCGTTCGCGGCCGACGCGCTCGGATCCCACGAGGCGAATCTCCCCGCCCTGACCGCCTATCTCACCGGCCGGTCCGCCACCGCACCGACGCTCAGCAACTGGCTGTAG
- the pyrH gene encoding UMP kinase, which translates to MYKRLVVKLSGQALAGSGGFGFDSDRLTQLAGEVIAARETGVQVAVVVGGGNVFRGNRAEDWGIDRVEADNIGMLGTVINAVLLRGRLAAMGAEDVRLMTALPIDNLAEPYIRLRALRHLEKGSIVLLGCGNGQPFTTTDYPAVQRAVELKADALLVAKNGTDGVYDADPNQVPGARRFDRLGYDEVIARGLRVMDQSAFILARDHRLPLFVFDIDARGAATAICRGEKIGTLITSSEDS; encoded by the coding sequence TTGTACAAGCGGCTGGTGGTGAAGTTGTCGGGGCAGGCTCTGGCCGGCTCTGGTGGGTTCGGGTTCGACAGTGACCGGCTGACGCAGTTGGCCGGTGAGGTGATCGCGGCTCGGGAGACCGGGGTGCAGGTTGCTGTCGTGGTGGGTGGTGGGAACGTGTTTCGGGGGAATCGGGCCGAGGACTGGGGTATCGATCGGGTCGAGGCGGACAACATCGGCATGCTCGGCACGGTGATCAACGCGGTGCTCTTGCGCGGCCGGTTGGCGGCGATGGGGGCTGAGGACGTGCGGTTGATGACCGCACTGCCGATCGACAACCTGGCCGAGCCGTACATCCGCCTGCGGGCGCTGCGGCATCTGGAGAAGGGGTCGATCGTGTTGCTGGGGTGCGGGAACGGGCAGCCGTTCACGACGACCGACTATCCGGCGGTTCAGCGTGCGGTCGAGCTGAAGGCGGACGCGCTGCTGGTCGCGAAGAACGGGACCGACGGGGTGTACGACGCGGATCCGAATCAGGTGCCGGGGGCTCGGCGGTTCGATCGGTTGGGGTACGACGAGGTGATCGCGCGGGGGTTGAGGGTGATGGATCAGAGTGCGTTCATCCTGGCTCGGGATCATCGGTTGCCGTTGTTTGTGTTCGACATCGACGCCCGAGGTGCGGCGACCGCGATCTGCCGCGGTGAGAAGATCGGAACGCTGATCACGAGCTCGGAGGACAGCTGA
- a CDS encoding GNAT family N-acetyltransferase: MPELRTERLTLRRWQESDLAPWAAMNADPEVREHLGAALTREQSDASVALFQEEFDQRGYGWWAVEVRETGEFVGFAGLDRVEDHLPFTGIEIGWRLARSAWGHGYATEAARAVLAFGFDTLGLPEILALTTATNLRSQAVMRRIGMTRDPADDFDDPNEPEGPLRANVVYRIARAEPTS; the protein is encoded by the coding sequence ATGCCTGAACTGCGCACCGAACGACTCACGCTCCGCCGATGGCAGGAGTCCGACCTCGCCCCGTGGGCCGCGATGAACGCCGATCCCGAGGTCCGCGAGCACTTGGGTGCAGCTCTCACCCGCGAACAGAGCGACGCATCCGTTGCCCTGTTCCAGGAGGAGTTCGACCAGCGTGGGTACGGGTGGTGGGCGGTCGAGGTCCGGGAGACGGGGGAGTTCGTCGGCTTCGCGGGCCTTGACCGGGTCGAGGACCACCTGCCGTTCACCGGGATCGAGATCGGCTGGCGGCTTGCCCGCTCGGCCTGGGGCCACGGCTACGCGACCGAGGCCGCGCGGGCAGTGCTGGCCTTCGGGTTCGACACGCTCGGCCTTCCTGAGATCCTGGCCTTGACGACGGCGACCAACCTTCGGTCCCAGGCGGTGATGCGGCGCATCGGCATGACGCGGGATCCGGCCGACGACTTCGACGACCCCAACGAGCCGGAAGGACCTCTCCGGGCGAACGTGGTCTACCGGATCGCGAGAGCCGAACCGACTTCGTGA
- a CDS encoding class I SAM-dependent methyltransferase, translated as MELGFGGEVADLYHRYRRGYPSGLIDACIDAFSLKGDDSVIDLGCGTGQLATPIAPHVRAVIGVDPEPDMLARARSAAQDQGVTNVAWMVGSDSDLPLLRSLLAEQSVGAVTIGQALHWMDHEALFAAIGPILRPGGGVMVVANGIPLWLQDSDWSRALRAWLSDWLGPGPTNSCGTDNTTQQRYRQSLTANGFEVSKVELDYADELDFDHLLGGVYSALPVDRLPSAEERPQIAAELREVLHPYRPYIEQVPVRALLGTKVA; from the coding sequence ATGGAGCTGGGGTTTGGCGGCGAGGTCGCTGATCTGTATCACCGATACCGCCGCGGTTATCCGTCAGGATTGATCGACGCGTGCATCGATGCGTTCTCGCTGAAGGGCGATGATTCGGTGATCGATCTCGGTTGTGGCACGGGGCAACTGGCGACACCGATCGCCCCGCATGTCCGGGCCGTGATAGGGGTCGATCCCGAACCAGACATGCTGGCCCGCGCTCGCTCGGCCGCCCAGGACCAGGGCGTCACGAATGTGGCGTGGATGGTCGGCAGCGACTCCGACCTTCCGCTGCTGCGATCACTGTTGGCTGAGCAGTCGGTCGGTGCTGTGACGATCGGACAAGCACTGCACTGGATGGACCATGAGGCGCTGTTTGCCGCGATCGGACCGATCCTGCGTCCAGGGGGTGGTGTCATGGTCGTGGCCAACGGAATTCCGTTGTGGCTGCAGGACTCGGACTGGTCACGGGCGTTACGCGCATGGCTGTCCGACTGGTTGGGCCCGGGTCCAACCAACAGCTGCGGCACCGACAACACAACGCAACAGCGCTATCGCCAAAGCCTGACGGCCAATGGCTTCGAGGTCAGCAAGGTCGAGCTCGACTATGCCGACGAGCTCGACTTCGATCACCTACTCGGCGGGGTCTACAGCGCGCTACCAGTCGACCGGCTTCCGTCGGCCGAGGAGCGTCCACAGATCGCAGCGGAGCTCCGGGAAGTGCTTCATCCCTATCGGCCGTACATCGAGCAGGTCCCGGTGCGAGCCCTCCTCGGCACGAAGGTCGCGTGA
- a CDS encoding putative protein N(5)-glutamine methyltransferase translates to MVTVPPVEIVNALRSAGCVFAEEEAELILQTAPDDATVAVMVEQRAAGHPLEQVLGWASFHGLRIAVDPGVFVPRRRTEYLVDEAIALARRRLAVGTPALRVVDLCCGTGALGAAVASAIDGVELYAADIEPAAVRNARRNLEPLGAQAFEGDLFDALPIDLRGRIDLLLCNVPYVPTSELHLLPAEAREYEPKVTLDGGSDGLDVFRRVVPVALDWLTAGAHLLVETSDRQAAIAVSILESHGYWTTVATSEDLGATVVIGTTTN, encoded by the coding sequence GTGGTCACCGTTCCACCCGTCGAGATCGTGAACGCCCTGCGATCCGCCGGTTGTGTGTTCGCCGAGGAGGAGGCCGAGCTGATCCTGCAGACGGCCCCCGACGATGCGACGGTCGCGGTGATGGTCGAGCAGCGGGCGGCCGGTCATCCCTTGGAGCAGGTGCTCGGCTGGGCCTCCTTCCACGGCCTCCGGATCGCGGTGGACCCCGGCGTCTTCGTCCCGCGCCGACGCACGGAGTACCTGGTCGACGAAGCCATCGCCCTCGCCCGGAGGCGCCTCGCCGTCGGTACTCCCGCTCTGCGCGTGGTCGACCTCTGCTGCGGCACCGGCGCACTCGGAGCAGCCGTCGCCTCGGCGATCGACGGGGTCGAGCTGTACGCCGCCGACATCGAACCGGCCGCGGTACGCAACGCCCGCCGCAACCTCGAACCCCTCGGCGCCCAAGCCTTCGAGGGCGACCTCTTCGACGCGTTGCCGATCGACCTCCGCGGCCGCATCGACCTGTTGCTGTGCAACGTCCCGTACGTCCCGACCAGCGAACTCCACCTGCTCCCGGCCGAAGCGCGCGAGTACGAACCGAAGGTCACCCTCGACGGCGGCTCCGACGGGCTCGACGTGTTCCGCCGCGTCGTTCCGGTCGCCCTGGATTGGCTCACTGCCGGCGCGCATCTCCTGGTCGAGACCAGCGACCGGCAAGCAGCGATCGCGGTGAGCATCCTCGAATCCCACGGCTACTGGACCACCGTCGCCACCTCCGAGGACCTCGGCGCGACCGTCGTCATCGGTACCACCACCAACTGA
- a CDS encoding aminoglycoside phosphotransferase family protein, translating to MPERVTVDVAQVRRLVDEQFPQWAGLPIEPVAKGGWDNWTFHLGGDMLVRLPSAAEYAQAVEKEHRWLPTLAGQLPLPIPVPLGKGVPSSEYPHPWSVYRWLDGSTATAERIADPIRFAVDLAEFLAALQKVDSVGGPQPGIHNWYRGGTLRTYDRNTQSALDELAGHIDVELARELWSEALAAPWDGVDRWFHGDVAQGNLLVEDGQLAAVIDFGTCGVGDPSCDLAVAWTLLTKDGREAFRERLSVDDQTWTRGRGWALWKAIATCWYTYEDPEDAEEFAQAKHTLEEVLH from the coding sequence GTGCCGGAACGCGTCACGGTGGACGTGGCGCAGGTACGTCGGCTTGTGGACGAGCAGTTTCCTCAGTGGGCCGGTTTGCCGATCGAGCCGGTGGCCAAAGGTGGTTGGGACAACTGGACGTTCCACCTCGGCGGCGACATGCTCGTGCGTCTGCCGAGCGCGGCCGAGTACGCCCAGGCTGTCGAGAAGGAACACCGGTGGCTCCCGACGCTGGCCGGACAGTTGCCGCTGCCGATCCCGGTACCGCTGGGCAAGGGCGTGCCGAGTTCGGAGTACCCACATCCGTGGTCGGTCTATCGGTGGCTGGACGGTTCGACGGCGACGGCCGAGCGCATCGCTGATCCGATCCGGTTCGCCGTGGATCTGGCCGAGTTCCTGGCCGCTCTGCAGAAGGTGGATTCTGTGGGCGGCCCTCAGCCAGGAATCCACAACTGGTACCGCGGCGGGACGCTCCGTACGTACGACAGAAACACGCAGAGCGCACTGGACGAACTGGCCGGCCACATCGACGTCGAGCTGGCCCGGGAGCTTTGGTCCGAGGCGCTGGCAGCACCGTGGGACGGTGTCGACCGCTGGTTCCACGGCGACGTCGCCCAGGGAAATCTCCTGGTGGAAGACGGCCAGCTGGCAGCCGTTATCGACTTCGGCACCTGCGGCGTCGGCGATCCGTCCTGCGACCTGGCCGTCGCCTGGACGTTGCTCACCAAGGACGGCCGGGAAGCATTCCGCGAACGCCTGTCCGTCGACGACCAAACCTGGACCCGAGGCCGCGGCTGGGCGCTCTGGAAAGCAATCGCAACCTGTTGGTACACGTACGAAGATCCAGAGGACGCCGAAGAGTTCGCCCAGGCCAAACACACACTCGAAGAGGTCCTGCACTGA